The nucleotide sequence CGAAACCGCCGAACGCTTCGGCCTTCATGTGGAGACGGTCGAGGGCGACATGTGTGACCTGGGGGCACTGGTCGGGGCCGGCAGGGTCTACGACCTGGTTTACCAGCCCGTCTCCTCCGACTACGTGCCCGACGTCAACGTGGTGTACCGGGAGGTGGCCCGGGTGCTGCGCGCGGGCGGCCAGTACTTGGTCACGCACTGGAACCCGATTTACTGGCAACTTGACGAACAGTGGACCGGGGGATACCGGGTCGTCCTCCCTCAAAAGCCTGGCGACCGGCGGGTGCAGGAACAATGGGAGATTGACGGACGGAAGGTGCCTGTCGGCACGGTGACGTTCTTCCACCCACTTGATGACCTCGTCGGCGGCTTGTGCCGCGCTGGGTTCGTCATCGAAGCTTTCCGGGAAGGCGACCGGGGGGATCCCGACGCGACGCCCGGTTCATGGGATCATCTGCGCGCCTTCTTCCCGCCGCTGTTGGCCATAAAGGCGCGGCGGGTGCCGCCCGCGCAGTGAGCCCGGCCCCGGAGGTAGAGTCCTTCGTACCCCAGGAGCACCTCCGCCGCCGACTCCAAAGGAAGCAGACCACGCTTGAGAAACATCCTGCCATCATTGGGCACTGCCACCGGCATTGACCACGCTCGCGCTCGTGGCCAGGGCGCGAATCGGTCTGACACCGGAAGTGATGAGAGCCATGACGACCACCAGAATCCCGGCGATGATGAACATGAGACCGATGCCTCTGCCCGGACCCGTGCCGATCACGTGGCCGACGGAAGAAGCCAGCAGGCCCCCCTCTTCGAGAAACGGATTGAAGACATGATCCGCCAGCAGCCCCGATATGCCGTACGCGACAATGAATCCGAGCTGGGACAGGATGCCGATGATTCCCCAAACCCGGCCCTGTTTGTCGTTAGGGATATTCCTCCGGATCAACACATCAGCGCTGGCATTCACGAAGGGCAACGCGCTCAGGAAGAGAAAGCCGGCTGCGATGATGAAATGAACGTTCGTCGTCACGCCCATGAGCGACAGCGCCAATCCGGCGATAACCAAACCGATGACCAACATGTCCATATACCGGTGCCCCATGCTGAACATCCCGATCAGCATGCTGCTTATCAGCATGCCGACGGCACTGACCGATTGGATCGTACCCAACGTCCTGGCATCGGCGAAAGAGAGCACCATCGGTCCGATCAACGTTTGAAGGAAGCCAAGGTAGAACGTCACAACCGAAATAACCAAAATCAGAAGCGCAACGCCGCGGTTTGAAACGATGGCACGCCAACCTTCGGCCAAATCTTTCATCCAGTGGCCGGTTTCCGCGCCCTGTTCCGATCGCTTCATCTGCTTCTTGATGACAAGAACGGCGAAAACAGCGACAACAAAGGTACCAATATCGACCGCCAATACCGTCTCGATGTTTGAGAAGCTAAACAATGTACCGGCAATGAAGGGAGAAAGCAAGAATTTGGATGATTCCGCCAACTGGACAAGGCCGCTGCCTTTCGAATACTGCTCTTCGGTCAGCCAATCGGTGGCCGAAGCTTTGTAAGCGGGGCTTTGCAATGCAACAAAGATCGAGCTTACCGTCACCCCGGCATAAATGTGCCACATGTCCACGTCTCCGAACAGCATCGTCAGCAAGATGAAAACAACGCCGGATGCCGAACCGAGATCACCGATGATCATCATGGCCCTGCGATCAAATCGATCGGCCAGAACGCCGCCAATCGGCCGCAGCAATATGGACGGTAAGAACGAAAGGAGCGTAATCAGGGCAACGTTGGTCGCCAGTCGCGTTCGCTCGAACGCATAAACCACCAGGGAAAAAGCAGTCATACCGCTTCCGATCGAGGACACCAGCTGTCCGCCCCAAACCACCAGAAAGTTCGTGAACGACTTGTCTTGATCCACGGCTCACCAATCCCTCTCTTCACCTGTCATATATCTGTATTACGGCCGAATGGAATCCCTTCAGCGAGCTAAAGGCCCAGATTGCTCAGCCAATCAGTAAGCAGGTTCTCCCTCTCTTTCCTGCTGTTGGCGCTTCCGTTTTCACATTTCTCCAGCCGCTTTTCCGCAACGAGCCGGCCGTCCAGCATGAACAACACCCGCTCCGTTGTGGCCGCGACTTTGATATCATGGGTGACGAGCAAAATCGTCGCCCCCGAACGGTTCATTTCCGCCAAGAGCGCCATGATTTCGCCGGCGGCATACGAGTCGAGCGCGCCGGTCGGCTCATCGCCGAACAGAATGTCCGGATCCTTGATCAGCGAACGGCATATCGCCGCCCAGAGCCTGCGCCGATAACTCAACCACCCCGGTCAAAGGCCTGATGGGCCGAGGTCCTCAGGAATAGGGGCTCCGGGTGCTCTTTCTGTTTTTCGCTAGAAAGGCCCGGCCCGGGCCTCCAGGAAAAGGCAAGCACCCCCGGGTGGCGAATCGACGGTCGCCAGAAAGGCAACATCCAGGGGGTGCCCCAGCCGATGGGAGATGGCCCCTCCCGCCGGCGGTTGCGACAGTGCTCTAAGGTCCTTGTCAAGGGGGTCGGATCAGCTCCGTGAAGCTGCCTGGAGAGGTTCGCGGCATTGACAGCCCTCCTGCAGGTCGGTAGCTTGAGTACGGGGCTGGTATTGTTGGGGACCAGCGGAGCGGTCCGCCGAATGCCTCTTGCGTCATGCCAGCCCTCGCCTGTGCTACTCAGGCGGCCGCGTTGCGCCGTCGCTGTCGCTGGCGCACCTCTTCGGGTACCTTCCACTGCTGGGCCAGGGCGCGAGCCTGGGCCGCCGTAATGGGTTGCCCCTCCAGATTCCGGAGTACGTAGGAGCGATGCTCTTTGAGCACGGTGAAGATCCGATCCAGCAAGTGCACGCCTACCTCGCACACCGCTTTGGCATGGGGAGCCCCCTTCATCACCATGGCCCGGTAGTAGATGAACGCGAGCTGTGGGTCGCTATGGCGGGCGCGATCGGCGGCCAAAAACAGGATCCGCTTCAGCCACGATGGGCCGGCTTTGCTCATCCGGCCGTGCCGCTTACGCAGCCCCGAGGCCTCGACCCGCGGCACCCACCCGCTATAGTCCCGCAGCTGCCGGCTGTGGACCAGCACCTGAACCAGCGGAGCCAGCGCCAGGAACGCCGGCGCCGCAACCCGACCGACGCCGGGCAGGCTCTCCACGGAGCCATCGGGATCCAGGAGCCGGTAGAGGGCGTAGTTGCGCTCTTGCACGCGTTCCAAAGCATCGCGGATGGTTTGCAACAGCTTCCACTCGGTGGAGATGACCGTATCCAGCCCGCTGGCGGGAGCGGCCGGGATCCAGCCCAGCGCCACCGCCTGCTGGCCCAGTTGCACGAGCTCGCGGGCCAGGCCGAGCGATACCTTTTTCCCGCTCTGGCGCTCAAGCGCCTCGGCCAAGGCTTCCGGGGTCTGGCGCGCCAGGCGGCTGGCATGGGTCCAATGCAGGTAGACGGCTTTGGTGAGCGGGCTGTCGAGATCCGATAGAACAGCTGGAAGGCCCGGGACCGCCTCATCGACGGCCGCTTTCAGCGCTTTGGTCACGTTGCCGAGCAGCATGGCGAGCTTGTGTTCCAGCTTCACCCCGCGACGCAGCGCCTCCCAGTGGGCGCCTGTAGGGCGCACCACTCGGTTGAGGTGCTCCGGATGGGCTCCCAGATGCGCCAGCGCCAGCGCATCGGTTCGGTCGGTCTTGCGCCGCTTGTCGCCCAGGGCCGCCCGCATGGCCTTCACTTGCTCCGCGCCGGCCCAGAAGACCGCGTGGCCCTGGTCCACCAGGTAGTAGGCCAGCATCTTGGAGACCCCGCCGCTGGGCTCCAGCACGAACCGAAACTCCGTCCCCTGGGGCGCCTGGCTCACCATCGTGTTCAGGAACTTCTCGAGCTCGGTGATGGCATGGGAAAACTTCGTCTTGCGTACCGGGCGCTGCTCGTCGTCAAGCACCTGCGCCGTGTGGGCCGACTTGCTCCCGACGTCGATCCCCACCATCCAGGTCGGCAATGTTCATACCCCCGATAGCGCTGAGATGTCAGGCGGGTAAGGGCCTCCCGGACGGCTGCAGCTCCAAACTTGTCTCTGATGAGGCGCCGCCGCTCGGCCCAAGAGGGCCGGAGGGCTCGCCAATGCTCTGTAATCGGGCCCTGGCAGCCGGCGGGAAGCAAACGCTCTGTCCGTCAAGGGCCTACGCCCTGATTCGTCTAGTGGTCGCCTCGTCCCGCCCCCGCCAGAGTAAGCCGTCGCTGAAGCGAGCCCTTCCAGCCACACTTATCCCCTTATCCACAGCCATCCACAGGGGTTCCCCCCGGCCCCCCTCCCCCGGGCTACTACGTCATGGTCGCGGGACGAGAGGCCTACCGGGAAGGACCGTACAAGTTCGTCAGGTACGCCGGATCTACCTTCCGCCTGGGCCAGCATCTGCACCGTCTGCGGGATCACCGCAAGCGGGTGGAGATCCCGGGTGCCGTCATCGGCGGCGTCGTCCTCTTCGGCTTGGCCCTGCGGGTGCCGTCGCGGATGGAGCTGGACCGGTGGGTGCGCGAGGGGCCTTTCGGAAGCTCCTGGGCCGGCGGCGTCCCCCCCCCCTTGCGCGACTGCATCCGGGACTGGGCGAGCCTCGCCAAGCTTCCGGGCCCTTGACATGTCGAGCGTTAGTCGCATAGGATTAGACGAACGCTCGACACGACGTGTGGGCCAGGAGGTGAAGCCTTTGCCACGAACGACTCGGAACCCAAGCCCCGAGCGGCTTTTCGAGATCGCCTCGGTGCAGGCGGGGTACTTCACCGCGGCACAGGCCCGCAGTGCCGGCTACACCAGACAGAATCTGGCGTATCACGTGGCGGCCGGGCGCTTCGAGCGAGTTGCCCGAGGTCTCTACCGGCTTCGCCAGTATCCCTCGTTTCCGTATGAGGACGTCGCTGCCGCCTGGCTCAAGGCGGGGCCTCACAGGGCAGTAGTATCGCACGAGACGGCCTTGGTGCTCCACGATCTGTCGGCCGTGCGGCCAGACAAGATCGACCTGACCGTGGAGCGACCGCATCGACCGGCAGGAAACCGGCCCCGTCTTCCCGGTGTGCGCATCCACACGACCGTGCAGCCCCTTGATGCCCAGGACGTTGTCCGTATCGCGGGGGTTCGAGTGACCTCGGCAGTTCGTACCATCCTCGACGCCGCCGATGCCGGCACCGACCTGGATCAGATCGTGGCCGCCGTCCGTGAAGGTATCAAGCGGGGGCTCTTCACCCCCTCGGAGATGGAAGAGGCCGCCCGAACGCGAAGGGCGCGGGTGCGTCGCCTGATCTCGGTAGCTCTTCAGGAGGCCGGATATGGCTCGGCAGTTCACTGACGCGGCGTCCTTTCGGGCTTCCATCGAAGGTCGGCTGCGGGCCCATGCCCGAAAGCTCGGCATTCAGGCTGTGGTCGTGCGACTGCAGGCTGCCCTAGAACGCCTGATGGCGCGTCTCGTGGTGGTCGCGCCCGGTCGGTGGGCGTTGAAGGGCGGCCTTGCACTCGACACCCGCCTGGGAGAGCGGGCCAGGGCGTCTATGGACACCGTTATCGCCCACCCTCCGGCGGGCGTCCTCGAGAGCACCCAGAGCGTGTTCGTGTAGCTCCTCCGGAATGGCGAGCATGCCAATTTAGAGCCACGGGTAGCTCTCCGCCGGGCCCGTGATGGGCTTCACCTCGTCCGCGTACAGCCGTACCGCAACCTCTCTGCGGGAGGGCAAGCCGAACAGCCCCACTGCCATGCCGTCCCTTCTCCTCGCGGAGCTCCCCCACAAGGCCCGAAACCCTCCGCGGCCGTCTTCCCCCGTCTCGCTGTTCACGCGCCACGGCGGTCCGCGCAGATGGCACGGAAATCGCACGCCCTGTATCTCGCCGCCTCGGTGGCCGGAGGGTAGCGTCCGGTTCGCAGACCATCGACCCACTGCTGCAGCCGCACCACCCGCACCCTGACCGCCCGCCCTTCCCAGGTCCCTGCCGCCGATCCTCGCCCTCCGCCGCTCGTGCCTCGACCCTGGCGATTCGTCCCGCCAGCCCGCGCACCTGCTGCGGTACGGTCGCCCCGGCTGGAGTTTGACACCTCACTTCGTGATTTCCCCGTAACGACGAGGTTTGCTGAGGGCGCGGAAGGGGCGTACCACTACGCGGCTTGGGTCGGGAACAGCTCTTCGACGCGGTTGGGTGGCCGGATGCCCAGGATCCGGAAGACCGCCGGGGCGGTGCCCTCCAGCTCCGTGCGCAGCAGGTAGCGCTTCGCCTTGATCTGCAGCGGGACCGCCTTGAGCTTCTCC is from Limnochorda sp. L945t and encodes:
- a CDS encoding class I SAM-dependent methyltransferase, whose protein sequence is MDDYRTINRLAWSKLVRHGCVWTRPVARDDLARARELVDPYGWVEWKPGLEVLCLASGGGQQAVLFAASGARVTSYDLTPEQLERDRETAERFGLHVETVEGDMCDLGALVGAGRVYDLVYQPVSSDYVPDVNVVYREVARVLRAGGQYLVTHWNPIYWQLDEQWTGGYRVVLPQKPGDRRVQEQWEIDGRKVPVGTVTFFHPLDDLVGGLCRAGFVIEAFREGDRGDPDATPGSWDHLRAFFPPLLAIKARRVPPAQ
- a CDS encoding MFS transporter, with product MDQDKSFTNFLVVWGGQLVSSIGSGMTAFSLVVYAFERTRLATNVALITLLSFLPSILLRPIGGVLADRFDRRAMMIIGDLGSASGVVFILLTMLFGDVDMWHIYAGVTVSSIFVALQSPAYKASATDWLTEEQYSKGSGLVQLAESSKFLLSPFIAGTLFSFSNIETVLAVDIGTFVVAVFAVLVIKKQMKRSEQGAETGHWMKDLAEGWRAIVSNRGVALLILVISVVTFYLGFLQTLIGPMVLSFADARTLGTIQSVSAVGMLISSMLIGMFSMGHRYMDMLVIGLVIAGLALSLMGVTTNVHFIIAAGFLFLSALPFVNASADVLIRRNIPNDKQGRVWGIIGILSQLGFIVAYGISGLLADHVFNPFLEEGGLLASSVGHVIGTGPGRGIGLMFIIAGILVVVMALITSGVRPIRALATSASVVNAGGSAQ
- a CDS encoding IS110 family transposase, with product MPTWMVGIDVGSKSAHTAQVLDDEQRPVRKTKFSHAITELEKFLNTMVSQAPQGTEFRFVLEPSGGVSKMLAYYLVDQGHAVFWAGAEQVKAMRAALGDKRRKTDRTDALALAHLGAHPEHLNRVVRPTGAHWEALRRGVKLEHKLAMLLGNVTKALKAAVDEAVPGLPAVLSDLDSPLTKAVYLHWTHASRLARQTPEALAEALERQSGKKVSLGLARELVQLGQQAVALGWIPAAPASGLDTVISTEWKLLQTIRDALERVQERNYALYRLLDPDGSVESLPGVGRVAAPAFLALAPLVQVLVHSRQLRDYSGWVPRVEASGLRKRHGRMSKAGPSWLKRILFLAADRARHSDPQLAFIYYRAMVMKGAPHAKAVCEVGVHLLDRIFTVLKEHRSYVLRNLEGQPITAAQARALAQQWKVPEEVRQRQRRRNAAA
- a CDS encoding type IV toxin-antitoxin system AbiEi family antitoxin domain-containing protein, giving the protein MPRTTRNPSPERLFEIASVQAGYFTAAQARSAGYTRQNLAYHVAAGRFERVARGLYRLRQYPSFPYEDVAAAWLKAGPHRAVVSHETALVLHDLSAVRPDKIDLTVERPHRPAGNRPRLPGVRIHTTVQPLDAQDVVRIAGVRVTSAVRTILDAADAGTDLDQIVAAVREGIKRGLFTPSEMEEAARTRRARVRRLISVALQEAGYGSAVH